The Erigeron canadensis isolate Cc75 chromosome 4, C_canadensis_v1, whole genome shotgun sequence genome window below encodes:
- the LOC122596687 gene encoding jasmonoyl--L-amino acid synthetase JAR6-like, whose product MENKFDSEKVIEEFESITKNAKKVQAETLKKILKENCEAEYLKKWNLDGKFDPQTYTSSVPVVTHKDLLPYIQRIADGANYPVLTGKPITTITLSSGTTQGKPKFVPYNDELTETTMQIYRTSFAFRNRAFPIGNGKALSFIFGSKQFTTKGGLLAGTATTNVYRSSQFKKTMRAIQTPCCSPDEVIFAPDFHQSLYCHLLCGLIYHEDIQVISSTFAHSIVHSFRIFELVWEELCSDIRKGVLSARVTVPSIRTAMARVLTPNPELADKIYNKCLGLVEWNRLIPEMFPNCKYIYGIMTGSMEPYLKKLRHYAGEVPLLSGDYGSSEGWIGANVNPNLPPEMTTFAVLPDIGYFEFLPLTEVDLDGPIESKPVGLTDVQIGEEYEVVVTNFAGLYRYRLGDVVKVIGFHNATPELQFVCRRNLMLTINIDKNTEKDLQLSVEAAAKLLATEKLEVLDFTSHIDLSSEPGHYVIFWEVSGEASDAVLKECCNCLDKSFVDAGYVSSRKVNAIGPLELRVLKRGTFQKILDHYVAQGSALNQFKTPRCVSPANQTVLQILCSNVVKSYVSTTFG is encoded by the exons ATGGAGAACAAATTTGATTCAGAGAAAGTGATTGAGGAATTTGAATCAATAACCAAAAATGCCAAAAAGGTTCAAGCTGAAACATTAAAGAAAATCTTGAAAGAAAACTGTGAAGCAGAATACTTGAAAAAATGGAACCTTGATGGTAAATTTGACCCTCAAACTTATACTTCTAGTGTTCCTGTTGTTACCCACAAAGATCTTCTGCCTTATATTCAAAGAATTGCTGATGGTGCCAACTATCCAGTCCTTACTGGAAAACCAATCACCACTATTACACTAag TTCTGGAACTACTCAAGGGAAGCCAAAATTTGTACCTTACAATGATGAGTTGACTGAAACAACAATGCAGATTTATCGGACTTCTTTTGCTTTTAGaaacag GGCATTTCCTATTGGAAATGGAAAAGCTTTAAGTTTTATCTTTGGAAGCAAGcaatttacaacaaaaggtggattaCTAGCGGGGACCGCGACTACAAACGTATACCGTAGCTCACAGTTCAAGAAAACAATGCGGGCAATACAAACCCCGTGTTGTAGCCCAGATGAGGTTATCTTTGCACCGGATTTTCATCAATCTTTATATTGTCATCTCCTATGTGGACTTATTTACCATGAAGATATTCAAGTCATATCGTCCACATTTGCCCATAGCATTGTTCATTCATTTAGGATCTTTGAGTTAGTGTGGGAAGAATTGTGTTCTGACATTAGAAAAGGTGTTTTGTCAGCCAGGGTCACGGTTCCATCAATTAGAACCGCGATGGCCAGGGTTCTGACACCGAACCCTGAACTGGCTGACAAGATTTATAACAAGTGTTTGGGGTTAGTGGAATGGAACAGGTTGATCCCGGAAATGTTCCCTAATTGTAAGTACATTTATGGGATCATGACCGGGTCAATGGAACCGTATTTAAAAAAGCTACGCCATTATGCTGGTGAAGTACCGTTGTTGAGTGGAGATTACGGGTCGTCAGAAGGGTGGATTGGAGCAAATGTTAACCCAAATTTGCCACCCGAGATGACTACTTTTGCCGTGCTTCCTGATATTGGGTATTTTGAGTTCTTACCATTGACAGAGGTTGACTTGGATGGCCCAATTGAGTCCAAACCGGTTGGCTTGACCGATGTCCAAATTGGGGAAGAGTATGAGGTTGTGGTCACGAATTTTGCAGGTCTGTATAGGTACCGGCTAGGCGACGTGGTTAAGGTTATTGGATTCCATAACGCAACCCCGGAACTCCAGTTTGTTTGTAGAAGAAACCTCATGCTCACTATCAACATAGACAAAAATACTGAAAAAGATTTACAGTTATCAGTTGAAGCAGCCGCAAAGCTTTTAGCTACTGAAAAACTAGAGGTCCTTGACTTTACAAGCCATATTGACCTGTCCTCGGAGCCGGGCCACTACGTGATCTTTTGGGAAGTTAGTGGGGAGGCAAGTGATGCGGTTTTAAAAGAATGTTGTAATTGTTTGGATAAGTCATTTGTTGACGCGGGCTATGTGAGCTCACGAAAAGTCAATGCAATCGGGCCTCTAGAGTTGCGGGTTTTAAAGAGAGGGACCTTTCAGAAGATTTTGGATCACTATGTTGCGCAAGGGTCAGCGTTGAACCAATTCAAGACTCCACGGTGTGTGAGCCCGGCTAACCAAACAGTGTTGCAAATACTTTGCAGCAATGTTGTTAAAAGTTATGTGAGTACTACTTTTGGTTAA